Proteins from a genomic interval of Streptomyces sp. Tu6071:
- a CDS encoding glycosyltransferase family 2 protein has protein sequence MSQSAPTVGAVIITMGNRPEELRLLLDSVAKQDGEPVQVVVVGNGSPVPEVPEGVRTVELPENLGIPGGRNVGIEAFGPAGREVDILLFLDDDGLLERTDTAELCREAFLANEKLGIISFRIADPETGVTQRRHVPRLRASDPMRSSEVTTFLGGANAVRTRVFAEAGLLPGDFFYAHEETDLAWRALDAGWSIDYRADMVLLHPTTAPSRHAVYHRMVARNRVWLARRNLPLPLVPVYLGVWLLLTLARRPNGAALRAWFGGFREGWAKGCGPRRPMRWRTVWRLTRLGRPPII, from the coding sequence ATGAGTCAGTCCGCGCCGACGGTGGGCGCCGTCATCATCACCATGGGCAACCGGCCCGAGGAGCTGCGACTGCTCCTCGACTCGGTCGCCAAGCAGGACGGCGAGCCCGTCCAGGTCGTCGTCGTCGGCAACGGCTCCCCGGTGCCCGAGGTGCCCGAGGGCGTCCGCACCGTCGAGCTGCCCGAGAACCTCGGCATCCCCGGGGGCCGCAACGTCGGGATCGAGGCGTTCGGCCCGGCCGGGCGCGAGGTCGACATCCTCCTCTTCCTCGACGACGACGGGCTCCTGGAGCGGACCGACACCGCGGAGCTGTGCCGCGAGGCGTTCCTGGCGAACGAGAAGCTCGGCATCATCAGCTTCCGCATCGCCGACCCCGAGACCGGTGTCACGCAGCGCCGGCACGTCCCGCGCCTGCGGGCCTCGGACCCGATGCGCTCCTCCGAGGTCACGACGTTCCTCGGCGGCGCCAACGCGGTCCGCACCCGGGTCTTCGCCGAGGCCGGACTGCTGCCGGGGGACTTCTTCTACGCGCACGAGGAGACCGACCTCGCCTGGCGTGCCCTGGACGCCGGCTGGTCGATCGACTACCGGGCCGACATGGTGCTCCTGCACCCGACGACGGCCCCCTCGCGGCACGCGGTCTACCACCGCATGGTGGCCCGCAACCGGGTCTGGCTCGCGCGCCGCAACCTGCCGCTGCCCCTCGTCCCCGTCTACCTCGGAGTGTGGCTCCTGCTCACCCTCGCGCGGCGCCCGAACGGTGCCGCGCTGCGGGCCTGGTTCGGCGGTTTCCGCGAGGGCTGGGCGAAGGGCTGCGGTCCGCGCCGCCCGATGCGCTGGCGCACGGTGTGGCGGCTCACCCGGCTGGGCCGTCCGCCGATCATCTGA